The genomic segment GCGGAATTTCGATGGCTTGCATTGGGCGCATCTATAGACAGGTTGCGAACTCTCAACAGATGGTTGCCGCACGGAAGGCGCGACAGGAAGGCAGGGATATACACTGACGGTGGCCTCGCGCCGGCAGGCGAGGGAACCGGTTCAGGTCCGCGTGCGTTTAACTGATAGGAATAAGGCACTCTTACGTCAACTCATCGCACCTTCCCGCGAAATCGGAGCAGAAAACATGAAGAAAAGATTCAGTCTCACAGCGGCACTCGCAATCTGTGCCGTGTGTACCGCCTTGGGCCATGCGCAGACGTCGAGCACAAGCCAGGAGAAGCCGGAGCGGCTCGCCGGTCTTGAGCCTTCGTTCATCGACAAGAATGCTGACCCGTGCACCAACTTCTTCCAGTACGCTTGCGGAAATTTCAGCAAGCAGCATCCCATTCCGGCGGATCGCTCCGGGTTCGGCACGATGAGCATGCTTTATGACGAGAACCAGAGCATTCTGCATTCGATCCTGGAGAAGGCGTCGACAGGCGGAGCAAGCCGCACGCCCAACGAGCAGAAGACTGGCGACTACTATGCCTCATGCATGGATGTGGCGGCTATCAATCAGAACGGACTCAAGGGCCTGCAGCCGGAACTCGATCGCATTGCCGCGCTCAAGAGCAAGGATCAACTCGCGCCGCTGCTCGCGCACCTGCAGCTCATCAATGTGAATGCGTTCATCGGGTTCGGCGAGCAGCAGGACTTCGGCGATGCCACGCGGCAGATTGCGTCCATCGACCAGGCCGGGCTCGGTCTTCCGGAGAAGGACTACTACCTGCGCACAGGCGAGGCCGATCAGAAACTCCGCCAGCAGTACGTGGAGCACGTAACCAATACCTTCAGGCTGCTTGGCGAGCCGGATGCGAAGGCCGCTGAAGATGCGAAGAAGGTGATGGATATCGAGACGGAACTGGCGAAGAATTCGCTCGATGTCACCTCACAGCGCGATCCCAACAACATCTATCACATGACCTCCGTCGCCGATTTCGAGAAGATGACTCCGGCCATTGACTGGAACAAGTTCCTGTCGGATGTGGGCGCGCCTCCCGTCGAGAAGCTGAACGTGACGTATCCGCCGTTCTTCAAGGCGTTGAACTCGCTGATCGAGTCAACCGATCTGGAGACGATCAAGACCTATCTGCGCTGGCAGCTCATCACCAATACGCCGAGCACGGCGTTGCCGGAGAAGTTCGATCAGGAGCACTTCAACTTCTATGGCAAGACCCTGAGCGGGCAGCAGCAACAGCAGCCACGCTGGAAGCGGTGCGTAGCCGCGACTGACGGCGCGCTGGGCGAAGCCCTGGGCGAGGTCTATGTGAAGCAGGCGTTCCCGGCGAGCAGCAAGGCTGCCACGCAGCAGATGGTGCGCGACATCGAATCTGCGATGGACAAGGATCTCGACACGCTGGACTGGATGAGCGCCGACACCAAGGCCAAAGCCAAGCAGAAGCTGAACGCCATCGCCAACAAGATCGGGTATCCCGACAAGTGGCGCGACTACTCAAGCCTGAAGATTGAGCGGGGTGATGCGCTGGGCAATGCGATTCGCGCGATCGAGTTCGAGAATCACCGCCAGCTCAACAAGATTGGCAAGCCGGTTGATCGCGGCGAGTTCGGCATGAGTCCGCCGACGGTGAACGCCTACTACAGCCCGACGATGAACGACATCAACTTCCCTGCAGGCATCCTGCAGCCGCCGTTCTGGGACTCCAATGCGACGGACGCTGAGAACTACGGGCACATCGGCGCGGTGGTGGGCCACGAGCTTACCCACGGTTTCGACGATGAAGGCCGCCAGTTCGACGCAGCCGGCAATCTGAAGGACTGGTGGACTGCCGAGGACGCGAAGAAGTTCGAGGCCAAGGCGGATTGCGAAGTCAAGGAGTACAACGCGTTCACCGTTCCCGGCGATGTGCATGTCAACGGTAAGCTGACGCTGGGCGAAAACACCGCTGACAACGGTGGCCTCCGCCTTGCCTACATGGCGCTGCTCGAAGATGCCAAGCGCAAGAGCCTCAACATGGACGAGAAGAAGGACGGCTACACTCCGCAGCAGCAGTTCTTCATCGCGTTCGGCCAGAACTGGTGCGGCGAGCTTCGTCCACAGCGCGCGCGCATGCAGGTGCAGACCGATCCGCACTCGCCGCAGGAGTTCC from the Occallatibacter riparius genome contains:
- a CDS encoding M13 family metallopeptidase, whose amino-acid sequence is MKKRFSLTAALAICAVCTALGHAQTSSTSQEKPERLAGLEPSFIDKNADPCTNFFQYACGNFSKQHPIPADRSGFGTMSMLYDENQSILHSILEKASTGGASRTPNEQKTGDYYASCMDVAAINQNGLKGLQPELDRIAALKSKDQLAPLLAHLQLINVNAFIGFGEQQDFGDATRQIASIDQAGLGLPEKDYYLRTGEADQKLRQQYVEHVTNTFRLLGEPDAKAAEDAKKVMDIETELAKNSLDVTSQRDPNNIYHMTSVADFEKMTPAIDWNKFLSDVGAPPVEKLNVTYPPFFKALNSLIESTDLETIKTYLRWQLITNTPSTALPEKFDQEHFNFYGKTLSGQQQQQPRWKRCVAATDGALGEALGEVYVKQAFPASSKAATQQMVRDIESAMDKDLDTLDWMSADTKAKAKQKLNAIANKIGYPDKWRDYSSLKIERGDALGNAIRAIEFENHRQLNKIGKPVDRGEFGMSPPTVNAYYSPTMNDINFPAGILQPPFWDSNATDAENYGHIGAVVGHELTHGFDDEGRQFDAAGNLKDWWTAEDAKKFEAKADCEVKEYNAFTVPGDVHVNGKLTLGENTADNGGLRLAYMALLEDAKRKSLNMDEKKDGYTPQQQFFIAFGQNWCGELRPQRARMQVQTDPHSPQEFRVNGVVRNMPEFGQAFNCKQGQPMMPDNMCRVW